In a genomic window of Deltaproteobacteria bacterium:
- a CDS encoding PilC/PilY family type IV pilus protein, protein MRTTFKIKSFLIGLAVLFIGIVFIPSGIADDTVLFLQPVTSPPPPAVAILLDTSGSMSSLPCAVPDMEDSCGLTDDGSSYFITQWGYHPNTDYGYDSNNTTCFDSNVSPGQAGCFYGGTDPNQAHVYINGYFAYNTVDNVCNQIPQANSGEPYGSRWYDCGTINYFCNNESVLGIPAGQCINNLTQYGYQYAGADYEGNDEAYFSGNLLEFYPPKFVITRKVMSDLITYNSNLYTNGKGVRIGVFSFNSSSYGAEADIKIYPPCSQLGSNPTPGNYLNTLYSLKWDHSTPLAGALVQVGGYFANNNSNATFYNNLGCNGSSYCSGLSGASLGAACSANDSWCGCYNTNYSCEKNFVIVMTDGNENAGPSGLPNWPIGSYDLSTVNESACSNAPGDSCNIDEVAGFLNAKSIRPATELPPQCTTNIDTYTIGFAGTAANGIALNTYALQLAANNGGGMFAPASSWQTLEAALYKFFADINQKNHSYGAPSVPTIRTSNQTNVYLASFIPSVNNFWQGDLRAYTGAVISGPTGPVFTLFDATGAPFTGESGTGQCSLGTVPPPLWDAAACLITPSSCGASPSCNTPGSCRTVYTITRLTNPGFTAVPDNGATILQGPIPPVTLGSANLFTTTNTNLIPSDFGLAADDFTDMDSIIDYVLGPKDAKGHVLGDIDHSDPTTVDVDNTDTLAYLNGGPPLLPPRQYYQEFLNAIYNQPRIVIAGADDGMIHAFDAGSLTSATVQEGNYEPFSAYYSAGTGRELWAFIPNDLLPKLQYMWNTGLLPTTTTGAYWTAEGTYITTNTSHVFYVDGAPLIRDVYLPGDDNGLGLSDDAAYWHTVMIIGERLGGVYYIALDITDRLHPKFMWEFTDQDMGFTYSQVFGHSAPMGPVWLGYNFDNPSQITTTTRWVAWLSAGDDLSESTPIYNWRGRGFYIIDLKTGQKIWEDHSMAYPTPATPGGVQSTLNGFDEIFLPDLGGDVWRYNLGSNGTPGAYSSTGEVRTCLVPSINTNCWSTQLIFQAPQYPSPSFPQKFFYIPSITFMPFPPYDVRLGVGAGDRMNPLLCSPPDNNRFYSFISPQLYATQTTYGGSIPLTEANLTQILPGSNASLQSNGWYITVSSFTGTGSGSKNLAPALFFDNMIFFTLFTPKQSACVPASTTQFSCRSAGGSGVLVGLSYTGSIGAGQYTYQSLGSGVPAAPTTFMQLIPGGYVQSMIVGGSEFSVTSIGGSPTTNYKLKTLYLLELPEYLYDILQQQPW, encoded by the coding sequence ATGAGAACAACATTTAAGATAAAATCATTTTTAATCGGTTTGGCAGTGCTGTTTATAGGTATTGTATTCATCCCGTCAGGTATTGCAGATGATACTGTCCTGTTTCTGCAACCCGTAACAAGTCCCCCGCCGCCTGCTGTTGCAATATTGCTGGATACATCAGGTTCTATGTCATCCCTGCCATGTGCAGTACCCGATATGGAAGATTCCTGCGGGCTCACAGATGACGGTAGTTCTTACTTTATAACTCAATGGGGCTACCATCCTAATACAGACTATGGCTATGATTCAAACAACACAACATGCTTTGACAGTAACGTAAGCCCGGGTCAGGCAGGATGCTTCTATGGCGGAACTGATCCTAATCAAGCGCACGTATATATAAACGGCTATTTTGCATATAATACAGTAGACAACGTATGTAACCAAATACCACAGGCAAACTCGGGAGAGCCGTATGGTTCTCGCTGGTATGATTGCGGAACGATCAATTATTTTTGCAATAATGAATCTGTATTGGGAATCCCGGCAGGACAATGCATAAACAATCTTACCCAATATGGCTATCAATATGCAGGAGCTGATTATGAAGGTAATGATGAAGCATATTTTTCCGGCAATCTGCTTGAATTCTATCCCCCAAAGTTTGTTATAACAAGAAAGGTTATGAGCGACCTTATAACATATAATTCTAATTTATATACAAACGGTAAGGGCGTAAGGATTGGTGTTTTCTCGTTTAATTCGAGCAGCTATGGCGCTGAAGCAGATATAAAGATCTATCCGCCATGTTCACAGCTTGGAAGTAACCCAACACCAGGCAACTATTTGAATACCCTGTATAGCCTAAAGTGGGATCATAGCACACCGCTTGCAGGCGCACTTGTTCAGGTAGGCGGGTATTTTGCCAATAATAACTCAAATGCAACGTTTTATAACAACCTTGGTTGCAATGGCAGTAGCTATTGCTCTGGGCTTTCCGGCGCAAGTCTCGGAGCTGCGTGTTCTGCAAATGACTCATGGTGCGGATGCTACAATACCAATTATTCTTGTGAGAAGAACTTTGTTATTGTTATGACGGATGGTAATGAGAATGCAGGCCCATCAGGTTTACCCAATTGGCCCATAGGGAGTTACGACCTGTCTACTGTTAATGAATCAGCATGTTCAAATGCACCAGGTGACTCATGCAACATAGATGAGGTTGCTGGATTTTTGAATGCAAAAAGTATAAGACCTGCTACTGAATTACCACCTCAATGCACAACAAACATAGACACATACACAATTGGTTTCGCTGGCACAGCAGCAAATGGCATAGCACTTAATACGTATGCCTTACAACTAGCAGCGAATAATGGTGGAGGCATGTTTGCGCCAGCAAGTAGCTGGCAAACGCTTGAAGCAGCTCTGTACAAGTTCTTTGCAGATATTAATCAAAAGAATCATTCTTACGGAGCGCCAAGCGTGCCCACTATAAGAACATCGAATCAGACAAATGTGTATTTGGCATCGTTTATACCAAGTGTCAATAACTTCTGGCAGGGTGATTTAAGGGCTTATACGGGCGCGGTTATATCGGGGCCTACGGGTCCTGTTTTTACCCTGTTTGATGCAACAGGTGCCCCTTTTACAGGTGAATCAGGAACAGGGCAATGTAGCTTAGGAACTGTACCTCCTCCTTTATGGGATGCAGCAGCCTGTCTGATAACCCCGAGTTCATGCGGTGCATCGCCATCATGCAATACGCCAGGTTCATGCAGAACCGTTTATACAATTACCAGACTAACAAACCCCGGATTTACCGCTGTCCCTGATAATGGTGCTACAATACTTCAAGGACCTATTCCTCCTGTTACTCTTGGCTCCGCGAACCTGTTTACAACAACCAATACAAACCTCATTCCATCTGATTTTGGATTAGCAGCTGATGATTTCACCGATATGGACAGCATTATCGATTATGTGCTTGGTCCAAAAGACGCAAAAGGGCATGTTCTCGGGGATATAGACCATTCTGATCCGACTACTGTAGATGTTGATAATACAGATACGCTGGCTTATCTTAATGGAGGACCGCCCCTTTTGCCCCCGCGTCAATACTATCAGGAGTTCCTTAATGCAATCTACAACCAGCCAAGGATCGTTATAGCAGGTGCCGATGACGGGATGATCCATGCATTTGATGCAGGCTCACTTACATCAGCAACCGTCCAGGAAGGGAATTATGAGCCGTTTTCAGCATATTATTCCGCAGGCACAGGCAGAGAACTATGGGCATTTATACCGAATGACCTGTTACCAAAGCTACAGTATATGTGGAACACGGGGCTTTTGCCTACAACTACAACAGGTGCTTACTGGACAGCAGAAGGCACATACATTACTACAAATACATCACATGTGTTTTATGTTGATGGCGCGCCCCTGATAAGGGATGTTTACTTGCCGGGTGATGATAATGGACTTGGATTGTCAGATGATGCGGCTTACTGGCACACCGTAATGATCATCGGAGAAAGGCTTGGAGGCGTATACTATATTGCACTTGATATAACGGACAGACTGCATCCAAAGTTTATGTGGGAGTTTACTGATCAGGATATGGGATTCACATATTCTCAGGTATTCGGGCATTCAGCGCCAATGGGTCCTGTGTGGCTTGGATACAATTTTGACAACCCAAGCCAGATTACCACAACAACACGATGGGTCGCATGGCTGAGTGCAGGTGATGACCTTAGCGAGTCTACCCCGATATATAACTGGCGGGGCAGAGGCTTCTACATAATTGATCTCAAAACGGGTCAAAAGATCTGGGAAGACCATAGTATGGCATATCCGACACCTGCAACGCCTGGAGGTGTTCAGAGCACATTGAACGGGTTCGATGAGATATTTTTACCCGACCTTGGCGGGGATGTGTGGAGGTATAACCTTGGATCAAATGGAACACCTGGTGCGTATTCGTCAACTGGCGAGGTTCGAACATGCCTTGTACCGTCAATTAATACAAATTGCTGGTCAACTCAACTGATCTTTCAAGCCCCTCAATACCCATCACCTTCATTCCCACAGAAGTTCTTTTACATACCAAGTATAACATTTATGCCATTCCCGCCATACGATGTAAGATTGGGCGTTGGTGCAGGTGATAGAATGAATCCATTATTGTGCAGCCCGCCTGATAATAATAGATTCTACTCATTCATATCGCCTCAGCTTTATGCGACACAAACAACTTATGGCGGGTCAATACCCCTGACAGAGGCAAATCTTACGCAAATATTACCCGGTTCTAATGCATCACTTCAAAGTAATGGATGGTATATAACTGTATCATCTTTTACAGGTACCGGATCCGGATCAAAGAACCTTGCACCTGCTCTATTCTTTGATAATATGATATTTTTCACATTGTTTACACCTAAACAGTCTGCATGTGTTCCAGCAAGCACAACCCAATTCTCATGCCGGTCAGCAGGCGGCAGCGGTGTGTTGGTAGGGCTTTCATACACAGGTTCGATAGGCGCGGGCCAGTATACATATCAATCACTCGGCTCCGGTGTCCCGGCAGCACCTACGACATTTATGCAGCTTATACCAGGCGGCTATGTTCAATCAATGATTGTAGGGGGCTCAGAATTTTCAGTAACATCTATAGGTGGCAGTCCTACGACCAACTACAAACTAAAAACATTGTATCTTCTTGAGCTGCCGGAGTATCTATATGACATATTGCAGCAGCAGCCATGGTGA
- the rny gene encoding ribonuclease Y — protein MLITCIGLGLGSLVIGYLLSSFLNKKIARTKINQLEQRAKTILEEAKIQADHIKKESALHAKNNLLELRAGFEKETKERREELVMLEKRILQKEEYLEKKEDILNKRDFEVGKKERNIGNTEQSLQKREEEYKRKIEDINRELQRISELSFEDAKQLLIESTKEKAKHDIAKMLKQLEDAAKQTAEDKAREIIAVAIQRYSGEYAQDIMVTKLSIPSDEIKGRIIGREGRNIRAIEAATGVDIVIDDTPQSITISGHDPVKREIARLSLEKLISDGRIHPGRIEEIANKTSQTVEKSMKDAGDRAVFDLGLHGIHTELIKLVGRLKYRTSYAQNVYQHSIEVAFIVGIMAAELGLNIKQAKRAGLLHDIGKAVDHEVEGSHAVIGGNLARKYGEAPRVVEAIEQHHNDNPVSILGILVQAADALSAARPGARREMYEAYVKRLDDLERLSKSFDGIEKAYAIQAGREIRVIVAADKVSDDDITIMSKQIADRIEKEMSYPGTIKVTVIRETRSSVFAK, from the coding sequence ATGTTAATAACATGTATCGGTCTGGGTCTGGGTAGTCTTGTAATAGGCTATCTGCTGTCCAGTTTCTTGAATAAAAAAATAGCCAGAACAAAGATCAACCAGCTTGAACAAAGGGCAAAAACAATACTTGAGGAGGCAAAGATACAGGCGGATCATATTAAAAAAGAATCCGCGCTGCATGCAAAAAATAATCTCCTTGAATTAAGGGCTGGATTTGAAAAAGAGACAAAAGAACGCAGAGAAGAATTAGTAATGCTTGAAAAAAGGATCCTCCAGAAGGAGGAGTATCTTGAGAAGAAAGAAGATATACTTAATAAAAGAGACTTTGAAGTGGGGAAAAAAGAAAGAAATATCGGGAACACGGAACAATCCCTTCAGAAGAGGGAAGAAGAGTATAAGAGAAAAATAGAAGATATCAACAGGGAACTCCAGCGGATTTCAGAGCTTTCATTCGAAGACGCAAAACAATTGTTGATAGAAAGCACTAAAGAAAAAGCAAAACACGATATCGCAAAAATGCTTAAACAACTTGAGGATGCGGCAAAACAAACTGCAGAGGATAAAGCAAGGGAGATCATTGCAGTAGCGATACAACGATACTCCGGTGAATATGCACAGGACATTATGGTAACAAAGCTGAGTATACCAAGCGATGAGATTAAGGGCAGGATCATAGGAAGGGAGGGAAGGAATATAAGAGCAATAGAAGCAGCAACGGGTGTTGATATTGTAATTGACGATACCCCTCAATCTATAACCATATCCGGGCATGATCCGGTAAAAAGAGAGATAGCAAGGCTTTCACTCGAAAAGCTTATATCGGACGGCCGCATTCACCCCGGCAGAATAGAGGAAATAGCAAACAAAACATCTCAGACAGTGGAAAAGAGTATGAAGGATGCAGGTGATCGTGCTGTGTTTGATCTCGGGTTACACGGTATCCATACCGAACTGATCAAGCTGGTAGGAAGGCTAAAGTATAGAACAAGTTATGCACAGAATGTTTATCAGCATTCAATAGAGGTTGCGTTTATAGTGGGTATAATGGCAGCAGAACTCGGGTTAAACATAAAACAGGCAAAAAGAGCAGGGCTTTTGCATGATATAGGTAAAGCAGTTGATCATGAGGTCGAAGGCTCGCACGCTGTTATAGGCGGAAATCTTGCCAGGAAATATGGTGAGGCTCCAAGGGTTGTTGAAGCAATCGAGCAGCATCATAATGATAACCCTGTAAGCATACTTGGTATTCTGGTGCAGGCTGCTGATGCACTATCTGCGGCAAGGCCGGGGGCCAGGAGAGAGATGTATGAGGCTTACGTTAAAAGGCTTGATGATCTTGAAAGACTGTCTAAATCTTTTGATGGCATAGAAAAAGCTTATGCAATCCAGGCAGGAAGAGAAATCAGGGTTATTGTAGCTGCTGACAAGGTTTCAGATGATGATATAACAATAATGAGTAAACAGATCGCGGACAGGATAGAGAAAGAAATGAGCTACCCGGGGACAATAAAGGTAACTGTTATTAGAGAAACAAGGTCATCTGTATTTGCAAAATAA
- a CDS encoding 5-formyltetrahydrofolate cyclo-ligase: MIEKTVVRSRMLECRKMIPDDHYRQLSIRLQTHFIKSSVYKNAHSIMLYIPIDNEPDTSIIIENAFKDKKTILLPVIKNKDIRAVVYTINTALKKGIYKTKEPVCNDPYPESGIDVVIVPGITFDINCNRIGYGKGYYDRFLSTLNKHTIKVGLTFNRCIIDEITCEEFDIPVDMIFTEIGIKHRKKE, translated from the coding sequence ATGATCGAGAAAACGGTTGTGAGAAGCCGCATGCTTGAATGCAGGAAAATGATTCCTGATGATCACTACAGGCAGTTAAGTATAAGGCTTCAAACACATTTTATAAAATCATCTGTTTATAAAAATGCACATTCAATAATGCTTTACATACCTATAGATAATGAGCCCGATACATCTATTATCATAGAAAATGCATTTAAAGACAAGAAAACCATTTTATTACCAGTTATAAAAAATAAGGATATACGGGCTGTTGTCTATACAATAAACACGGCTCTCAAAAAAGGCATATACAAAACGAAAGAGCCTGTGTGTAATGATCCGTATCCGGAATCGGGTATAGATGTAGTTATTGTGCCGGGCATAACATTTGACATTAACTGTAATAGAATAGGTTATGGTAAAGGGTATTACGATAGATTTTTATCAACCTTAAATAAACATACCATTAAGGTTGGCTTAACTTTTAATAGGTGTATTATCGATGAGATAACATGCGAGGAGTTTGATATCCCTGTTGATATGATCTTTACGGAGATAGGAATTAAACATAGGAAAAAGGAGTAA
- a CDS encoding superoxide dismutase, with the protein MAYKISAKDALKPKGLKGISDQQIEYHFETHYKGYVNKYNEVSEKLDTVDRTKANQNFSDYRALKVEESFNYMGAVLHELYFENLKDGKGGEPGAELKTKISENFGSFDKFKEDFKACGIALRGWAVLVYDITSGRLMVNGLDAHNIYGFLNTIPILVMDVYEHAYYTDQGPKRPPYIDSFFNNVNWSISEARLKNAQKLKK; encoded by the coding sequence ATGGCATATAAGATAAGTGCAAAAGATGCTTTGAAACCAAAAGGTTTAAAAGGTATTTCGGATCAGCAAATCGAGTATCATTTTGAAACTCATTATAAAGGATATGTAAATAAATATAACGAGGTATCAGAAAAACTTGATACTGTAGACAGGACAAAGGCAAATCAAAACTTTAGTGATTATCGTGCCTTAAAGGTAGAAGAGAGCTTTAACTATATGGGTGCTGTTCTGCATGAACTTTATTTTGAGAACCTGAAAGATGGTAAAGGTGGAGAACCTGGTGCAGAACTAAAAACAAAGATCAGCGAAAATTTTGGAAGTTTTGATAAATTTAAAGAAGATTTTAAGGCATGCGGGATTGCACTCAGGGGATGGGCAGTGCTCGTTTATGACATTACATCAGGCAGACTTATGGTCAATGGGCTTGATGCGCACAACATTTATGGATTTTTGAACACAATTCCCATATTGGTAATGGACGTGTATGAGCATGCTTATTATACTGATCAGGGACCAAAAAGGCCCCCATACATAGACAGCTTCTTTAATAATGTAAACTGGTCTATTTCAGAGGCAAGATTAAAAAATGCACAAAAACTTAAAAAATAA
- a CDS encoding serine/threonine protein kinase, with protein sequence MGIFKAIKKPAIWRLLARKLIPLYIFLVIAVIGIKHELPVYLQHKYPPVKKEKRFLGLIETEQHSKKWLVEYDEWSFYLYLLTIGAAVPWALLLLKSTLSEAEGLVKESFEKAERAEKQRDLSSAIYNLKTALSLVTDPQIISDIENKIDKLKSILGSVRNPTMTIVSEIPENAGERTVVKQPSIEAGIILNRYKKISELGRGGMGVVWLAEDKVLERQVAVKELPIQFSNDREFKNRFLREAKLLAKLTHPNIVQIYDIIEDTKGLYYTMELVDGDSLDMASKNSKLQLKSILDYAEQILMGIEYAHGMKIIHRDLKPMNILLRRDGILKIADFGLAKILGSASFTMAGTIMGSPRYMSPEQAMGEDVDERSDIYSFSMIIYELVTGKPAFTGSTSEVMAKQIRMFPPVPSTVTKIPEWLDGFIMKGIEKDKVKRYQTAAAMLEVLNTHKSET encoded by the coding sequence ATGGGAATATTTAAAGCAATAAAAAAACCTGCGATATGGCGGTTGTTAGCTAGAAAATTAATACCCCTGTATATCTTTTTGGTAATAGCGGTTATAGGTATTAAGCATGAGCTCCCAGTATATTTGCAACATAAATACCCGCCTGTAAAAAAGGAAAAGAGATTTCTGGGACTTATAGAAACAGAACAACATTCTAAAAAATGGCTCGTAGAATATGATGAATGGTCTTTTTATCTTTATCTGCTGACTATTGGCGCAGCGGTACCGTGGGCTTTACTCTTATTAAAGTCAACATTAAGTGAGGCTGAGGGGTTGGTAAAGGAGTCTTTTGAAAAGGCAGAACGCGCGGAAAAGCAGCGGGATTTATCATCTGCAATATATAACTTAAAAACAGCATTATCTCTTGTTACGGATCCTCAGATCATTTCAGACATAGAAAATAAAATAGATAAACTGAAAAGTATCTTAGGTTCTGTAAGAAATCCGACAATGACTATTGTGAGCGAAATCCCTGAAAATGCCGGTGAAAGAACAGTCGTAAAACAGCCATCCATAGAAGCAGGCATCATCCTGAACAGATATAAAAAGATCAGCGAACTTGGCCGCGGAGGCATGGGTGTTGTATGGCTTGCTGAAGATAAAGTCCTTGAAAGGCAGGTTGCCGTAAAAGAACTGCCGATACAATTTTCTAATGATAGGGAATTCAAGAACAGATTTTTGAGAGAAGCAAAACTGCTTGCAAAACTTACACATCCAAACATAGTGCAGATTTATGATATAATAGAAGATACAAAAGGCCTGTATTATACAATGGAATTAGTGGATGGAGATTCACTCGATATGGCATCAAAAAACTCTAAGCTACAGTTAAAATCAATACTAGATTACGCGGAACAGATACTGATGGGCATAGAGTATGCACATGGTATGAAAATCATACACAGGGACCTAAAACCGATGAACATCCTTTTAAGACGGGATGGCATTCTCAAGATTGCGGATTTTGGACTTGCAAAGATACTAGGTTCTGCCTCTTTTACAATGGCAGGAACAATCATGGGTTCACCAAGGTATATGTCGCCGGAACAGGCGATGGGTGAAGACGTTGATGAACGCAGTGATATATATTCGTTCTCAATGATTATCTATGAACTTGTAACTGGAAAACCCGCATTTACAGGCAGTACTTCTGAGGTAATGGCAAAACAGATAAGGATGTTCCCTCCGGTCCCATCGACGGTTACAAAAATCCCTGAATGGCTTGATGGTTTTATAATGAAAGGTATTGAGAAAGATAAGGTTAAACGGTATCAAACTGCAGCAGCGATGCTTGAAGTCTTGAACACGCATAAGAGTGAGACATGA
- a CDS encoding YwiC-like family protein, with product MKIENIPFPKEYGSWGILLTSCIIGLAISGHIMRQSYLAFMGIAIIFMSKASIGIFIRRHDKNSLIFTVVYLAIGLLLILPALLLIDMSIIMVLLIIPLAAIIVYALSAYLHKERSSIVEFFAMAALTLPAAFFQLLPVNRINMTILVIWLMVFLYFSASIFRVKMLIFKNKTYRLANMIYLIIIVIFIYAAIHEHVMPWLVGIAFLPLIENLVDTFRYINKRSLKVVGVTELIKGTIFAVILILIAKNAFL from the coding sequence ATGAAAATAGAAAACATACCCTTTCCAAAAGAGTATGGCTCATGGGGCATACTCCTAACATCCTGTATAATAGGACTTGCAATATCTGGACATATAATGCGGCAATCTTATTTAGCGTTTATGGGCATTGCCATAATCTTTATGTCAAAGGCATCGATTGGTATCTTCATAAGAAGGCATGATAAAAATTCACTCATCTTTACGGTTGTTTATCTTGCAATAGGACTATTACTTATCCTGCCTGCACTTCTGCTGATAGATATGAGCATAATTATGGTTTTACTCATAATCCCATTGGCTGCTATTATCGTATATGCATTATCAGCCTACCTGCATAAAGAACGCTCATCAATTGTCGAGTTTTTCGCAATGGCAGCACTTACACTACCTGCTGCCTTTTTCCAACTTCTGCCTGTCAACAGAATAAACATGACGATCCTTGTTATATGGCTAATGGTGTTTCTTTACTTTTCTGCGAGCATATTCAGGGTTAAGATGCTTATATTCAAAAATAAGACGTACAGGCTGGCTAACATGATCTATCTCATAATAATTGTAATATTTATTTATGCAGCCATTCATGAGCATGTGATGCCATGGCTAGTAGGTATAGCGTTCTTACCACTCATTGAAAATCTTGTTGACACTTTCAGGTATATTAACAAACGCAGCCTAAAGGTCGTCGGAGTAACAGAGCTTATCAAAGGAACCATATTCGCTGTAATTCTTATCCTGATAGCAAAGAATGCGTTTTTATAA
- a CDS encoding TIGR00282 family metallophosphoesterase — MNILFIGDIVAKQGRNIIAALLKDLKDQYSIDYVIANGENAAGGFGITPALVQELHDMGIDIITTGNHIWEHKEIIPYLSTDDTIIRPMNISLSAPGRGWTIMTKQDRQSIAVVNLIGRVFMPPAECPFHTSDTVIREIKSQYPDLKHIVVDFHAEATSEKQALAWYLDGKVTTVIGTHTHVQTSDETILPSGTSCITDAGMTGVVDGVIGMDREQVISRFLTSIQRHFEPAKGHGELQGVVVTSDDTGASKNIVRVKKRYGNI; from the coding sequence ATGAACATCCTGTTTATAGGAGATATCGTTGCTAAACAAGGAAGAAATATTATAGCAGCCTTGTTAAAGGATTTAAAAGATCAATACAGCATCGATTACGTGATAGCCAATGGTGAGAATGCGGCAGGCGGATTTGGAATTACACCTGCACTTGTTCAAGAGCTTCATGATATGGGTATAGACATTATAACAACAGGCAATCATATCTGGGAACATAAAGAGATCATCCCTTATCTATCAACCGATGATACCATTATAAGACCCATGAACATCTCTCTATCAGCGCCTGGCAGGGGGTGGACGATAATGACAAAACAAGACCGTCAGTCCATTGCTGTTGTAAACCTTATCGGCAGGGTATTCATGCCGCCTGCAGAATGTCCATTTCACACATCGGATACGGTAATACGGGAGATAAAATCACAATACCCTGATTTGAAACATATTGTGGTAGACTTTCATGCAGAGGCAACATCCGAAAAACAAGCGCTTGCATGGTATCTTGATGGAAAGGTCACCACGGTCATAGGTACTCATACGCACGTACAAACCTCTGATGAAACCATCTTACCTTCAGGAACATCCTGTATTACAGATGCCGGTATGACTGGTGTTGTAGACGGGGTCATAGGTATGGATAGGGAACAGGTTATATCTCGGTTTTTAACTTCCATACAAAGGCACTTTGAGCCTGCAAAAGGACATGGAGAACTTCAAGGGGTTGTTGTTACATCTGATGATACCGGTGCGTCTAAGAATATTGTGAGAGTAAAAAAAAGATATGGGAATATTTAA
- a CDS encoding cell division protein ZapA, with translation MKKPYTINILGIELTVMSEDEPEYVEKVAKYVEEKIKSNMSSAAVSDTSILSVLTALNIADEFFKNEKEYKERIMYLETKIEELIKMIETKVSI, from the coding sequence TTGAAGAAGCCTTACACTATTAACATACTCGGTATTGAGTTGACCGTAATGAGTGAGGATGAACCGGAGTATGTTGAAAAGGTTGCGAAATATGTTGAGGAAAAAATAAAAAGTAACATGAGCAGCGCAGCTGTTTCGGATACATCAATTCTCTCAGTGCTTACCGCACTGAACATTGCCGATGAATTTTTTAAAAATGAAAAAGAATATAAAGAGAGAATAATGTATCTTGAAACAAAAATAGAAGAGCTTATAAAGATGATAGAGACAAAGGTTTCAATATGA
- a CDS encoding phosphatidate cytidylyltransferase — protein sequence MKFGELAKRVLTAAIGVPVLIYAFLYGGYFLLTLVVFVMFVGLWEFFSIMELKKYKPVKIAGYVSGLFIVFSFYFFKNPSYYFIVIFCALLLISFMGLFEKDNQAAISGISGTIFAVLYIPGLLSFSLLIRNLGLFLLDRYKNIGGTFLSSIHISEKTGVYGLFFVVAVVFMNDTGAYFVGKNYGKNRVAPNISPKKSWEGVIGGIVSSLFTGAVIWYIVPDFLPLKHALILSVLLSIAALIGDLIESKIKRDAGIKDSGTIFPGHGGVMDRIDALLFGLPVSYVYFMLYYRSLFIR from the coding sequence ATGAAGTTTGGTGAACTTGCAAAAAGAGTTTTAACAGCAGCAATCGGCGTACCGGTTCTCATATATGCGTTTTTGTACGGCGGTTATTTTTTACTCACCCTTGTAGTGTTTGTAATGTTTGTGGGATTATGGGAATTTTTCAGCATTATGGAGTTAAAGAAATACAAGCCCGTTAAGATTGCAGGCTATGTCTCAGGGCTGTTTATTGTTTTTTCTTTTTACTTCTTTAAGAATCCATCATACTATTTTATAGTGATTTTCTGTGCACTCCTTCTTATCTCATTTATGGGTTTGTTCGAAAAGGATAATCAGGCTGCAATATCTGGAATAAGCGGAACGATCTTTGCAGTTCTATATATACCCGGTTTATTAAGCTTCTCTTTACTCATAAGGAACCTCGGTTTGTTTCTTTTGGATAGATATAAAAATATCGGCGGTACATTTTTAAGTTCCATACATATAAGTGAAAAGACAGGCGTGTACGGGTTATTCTTTGTCGTGGCTGTTGTATTTATGAATGATACGGGTGCTTATTTCGTAGGAAAAAATTATGGGAAAAACAGGGTTGCCCCAAATATAAGTCCTAAAAAATCATGGGAAGGGGTTATCGGCGGTATTGTTTCAAGCCTTTTTACCGGTGCCGTTATATGGTACATAGTTCCCGATTTCTTACCGCTTAAACATGCACTTATACTATCGGTATTGCTAAGCATAGCCGCCCTTATCGGGGATCTTATTGAATCAAAGATTAAAAGAGATGCCGGTATCAAAGATTCGGGCACAATCTTTCCGGGTCATGGCGGTGTAATGGATAGAATAGATGCTTTATTATTTGGCTTACCTGTTTCTTATGTTTACTTTATGCTTTATTACAGAAGTCTTTTTATAAGATGA